DNA from Polycladomyces zharkentensis:
ATCGGTCCAACAAGGGACGACACACCTCAAAAGGTACAGTCCACACGAGGTCCTGCGTCAGCAAAGGAATTTCCAACACCGCCATACGGCGCATTCCGTCTCCGGTATCCTCGATGGGGAACCACGGATGGCAACTGCCGAACAAAAACCCGATATCTCCCTGTTTGGTCGGCCCTTTGGTCTGATCCACCCGAATACCCCTTCGTTCACACCACCGGTAAAATTCGGTTTCCCCTTCCCAACGCAAATAATGGTTTTTGTTGGTGACAATCGGCACACCCGAACGCTCCTGCAACCAACGCCATTGAAAATCGAAATCATCCTCCCCCCAACGGGAGCGTGCATCATCTTTCATCGCATTGTAATGGAGGGCAAGCTCGTGGCCCTGCGAACGGATGGCCGTGTAGGTCGCCGAACGGTAACCGCCCGGATACATCACGCACCATGTTGCCTTCACGTCAGCTTGGTCGAGCACCCGCAACGTCGTCATCGCCGCTTCGTCCTCGTTCAAATCCGAATCCAGCGACAGGTGACCCACCGCAGATAAACCGCCCGGCCAATACCACAACATGGGCAGTGGCACACCCTGACGTTCCGCTCCCCACAAGATGAAGCGGACCAACAGCTTCCGCCATTCATCCGCCACCGGCACTTGGAAAAACGGCGCTCCCCGGTCGAACGGTTGCCGGTCTCGTTCCCAATCCAGCACCAATCCGTCTTCCGCTTTGAGAATCCCGTCGTCAATCGGTGCGGTGCCATCGGGGGCAGGAGCTCCGTCCCGCTCGACCGGTATCCCTTGTTGAATACGGACGATCGTGGTGGCCACATCCGGTGCGATTGCCACAGCAATGCCATCACCCGCTTGCCGCACAGCGATCCCGTCTCCCACATTCGCTCCTTCCCGAGAGACGATCGCGCCCAGCGACATGGCGGTGATCGCCTTCATCCCAGTGATGGCGAAGGCATGAAGCGGCACATGACATTCCCGGGTGACCGGATGATCCGGAGCTCCCGTCCACCACCCTTCCTCTTCAAACGATCCCGTGTACCGAACGCCCAACACCTTGTCCAAGCCCGTGCCGTCCCCGATCTGAATCAGCGTGCCGCCGGTCTGAACAAACCGTTCCAATTCCTCACATTCGGCCCTGGAACCCATCGGCCTGCCGATCGACAGCAGCACAGCCGGTCCATCCCGCATCGCTCCCGCCACCGTTTCATGACGGGCAAAGGGTAATCCGGCATGAGACAGGATTTCTTCCAGATAAACAGAATACGACGACGCCCTTCCTCTGTCATGTACAAGCAGCCCGATCATCTGGCATTGGCCCTCTTTGCGGAGACTTGGTCAATGATTTCGCGCAATGCCTTGATATCCGCTTTGGCGCGTTCCACATCGGGCAGCGGCGCATGCGATTCAATCGACAGGTATCCCGTATAGCCGATCTCCATCAAACCCTCCACCACCGGACGGTGGTCCACATCTCCCTCTCCCAACAACCGCTGTTGGAAATGTTCCATTCCGTGACGAGTCAGGTTTTGAAATCCGCCGGCAACGTCCGAAGAGGGTACCCGCGCCACATCTTTGACATGAACATGAAACAGATGATCTTTCAACTGGTGAATCGATGCTTTTCCAAAATCCGTATCGGTAATCGCCATATTCCCCGCGTCATGAATCAATCCGACATTGTCCCGGTCCACCAAGCGAAGGAAACGCAGCGCATCGTTAACCGTTTCCACCAGTGAACCGTTATGAATTTCGATCATCAGTTTGCATCCGTACATTGCGGCGCGATCGGCGCACTTACGGATCCATTCCGCCCCTTTGAGAAAATGGTACTCGTGTGCGCGAAATGCGTGCGGACCGCCGCATCCCACACGGATAAGCGGACATTCCAACTCGGCGGCGTGTTCCAAAAAACGCTCCAATCGTTCCACGTCCCGTTGGCAATCCGCATCGTTGTCGGTCGAAAACCGGCCAATATACGTGCCGATTCCGATCACAGGCAGTCCGTATTCTTTTGACAATGCCTTGATCTCCTCCACCCTCAGAGCGGAAGTCTCCTCCGACAAATGCGGTTCTCTTCCGTACAGCTCCACCCCGTCAACGCCCAGGTCTGCACAGATGCGAAATGTCTGATGAATACTCCGGTCTTTAAACAACACCGTAAATACGGAGATCTTCACGATCCTGCCTCCTCTTTTCGCTCGTTCCGCAAACCGGGGAGCGCGGCAATTCCCCGTTTGATCCGTTCCTCCACTTCACGGGAAAACGGAGCGGGCAAACCGAAATACAAATACGATTCCTCCACTTCGTATCCGCCTTCATCCACGTAACGCGCCGGACAAAGATACCCCAGACATCCGTTCACATAACCGACGGGGATGATGCGGTGCCGGGGAAAGCGCCTTCTCAGCCACAGTCCATATTCCACCGCCATTTCCGCACTGAACCCGTACAGAACGACCCGCTCGCTGATCTGCAACCGCCCGAGACGCAATTCCGGCCTCCACCCCGTCTTTTTCCGGGCCAACTCCCGCCATGCGGGGTACAGTCGGCTTGCTTCGATATCGGGCAGGAGAGGACGTGGAGCAACTGTTTGCAAGGGCAGTTCCACCTTATGAGAATCGATTGCAAGATGCGGAACCTCGGTCTCCATTTCTGTCAGCAGGCGCACCACTTCCCGACCCAACAAACGCCCCAACCGCTCCACTTCTGCCGGACCCCCGCGGTAGAAAGCACCACGCTCATCCACCAGGCGTGGTCGGATGTCCCCACAGCATCCCTGTAAAAACATCGCCTTGGCACCCGGGATGGCAGTCTCAATCCAACGACGTGCCGCCCCGGGGTAGTCGGCGGTAAAATGATATCCGCCTGCTGCCGTCGGATGACAAGTGTAATGAAACCAAAACGACTTCCAAGTTCCGTCGAGACGGCGAAAACCGACTACCGTGACGCAGTCGTCGCGCGGACCGCTCTCCTCCGGTTTCATCACGACCCGACCGTCTTCCCGCCGGCGCCGGTTGACGCCGAAGGAACACCACCCTTGCGCAGAAAACAGCCTGACGTCTTCCAAATCGGCGGCGGCCTGATCCGCCAACCGGAGAACCGTCTGTCTCAACCGGTCCAGATACTGATCGGACGGTTTCCCCAACAGCGGGTGCATCCCCTTTGCCGTTTGCGGACCGCCATGTGTATGTGACGCGGCGAACCACACATCGGCCATTTGAGTGTCGGCCGCCATCCAGGTACGACGAACCTCATCGGACCACATGGCATCAAACCAAATCACATCCGCCGTGACCAGTCCCACACGCGTGCCGTCATGTTCGATCACCATCACCTGCATCGTCAACTCGTCCCATGTGCCTTCTGCCGGGCGATCCCGAAAGGCGTAACCCGCCATCTGGATCCCGGGCGGCGGAGTAATCGTCGCGGATGCCACCCCCACTCGCATTCGCGTCCCCCTCCTTTCACGGTATGATGGAAATTTCCATTTCAGTTGTATTTCACCTGTCTCCAATGTATCACCTCTATTTTGAATTGTCAAAAATATAAGGGGATAAATAAAGCGCGAATCACCGCCAACCGATCGTCTCTGTCGTACGTCTCATGATCCGCAAACGATCGTCTTCATCGACCCTGATCAACCCGATGTCAACGGGTACTTTCATCGGACTTTTGGAAGTGACAGCGTAAATGATCACCGCCCTGACAGTACGCAGGGCGGTGATGGTTGCAATCCGGCAACGCTTTCGATCCCGAATCGGTCAAGAACGCAATTGACCCGCTACTTCTTGAAGAAGGACAAAACGATATCCCCGCTTTTTCAGCAGAGGAATCGCTTGGATCACTCCTTCAGCCGTGTCGCCGCGGGGCATGTTCATGTGCAATAGCACGATCGAACCGGGTTTGACGCTCAACAGTGCCCGCTTCACCTGAGCGGTATTGTAAGTCGCCCCGGCATCGCCCAGTACGTCGTAGTTGAGTGGCTTCAAACCCAACTGATGCACGATCTCAACTGCGACGTCGTCAAAATAGGCAGTCCCCGGACGGAAGAACATCGGCTTACGCCCGGTGAGCCGCTCGATTTTCCGTTCATTGATCATCACCTCGTCCACCACTTGCGCCACATCCCGGGTACCGGCTATTCCGTAGACCGATCGTCCATCCACCGACAATGGCTTGTGCAGAAAACCGTGATTTTCGATCTCAAACAGCGGGTTGCGAGCCAACGATTGAAAGAGTTCCGGATTGGCGTCGATCCAGCGGCTGTTGATAAACAGCGTTGCCGGAATGCGTTGTTGGATCAGAAAGTCAATCAGTTTTTTGTCATAGCCGCTCCCTTCCTTGCCACCGCAGGCATCGAAGGTAAGGGCGACGATTTTTTGCCGGGTATCAAACCGCTGGTAGATCCCCGGCATGTGTTCACCCCACCGTGCGGGATGCTTGTCGCCGTATGTTGTCAGCAGTGTTTGTTTTAGCAAGGCGTCCTGGGTGGCCTTGGCTGTATGCGTCTGCACGTGTAAACTGAGAGCGGGATGAGGACGGTTGGAAGAAGGCTGAGATCCTGCGGAATGCGAACACCCCGCGAGGATCGTCACCGACACGAACCATACTATCCACATGTACCATTTCCGATGATCCATTACGCTCACCGTCCGATCCTGATGGGATAAAACGGGCGTGTCCCCTTGAAAGACAGATCCGCCCATTCCCATTTTGACGGTTGGGACTCCCGTTGGATATGACGATTTGATGACCAAAAAAGCCGTTTACCCAACGGATCACAACAAATTGATCCGGTTGGGAAAACGGCTCCAAAACGAATGCACCAAGAAACAATGCGTTTGTGACTTGCCCCACACGGCGGAAGTACCGGAGGCACTCCCCTTGGTCGCCGTGGAATTCCCGCTTCATCCGGCGCGGTAGCCCACATCCATCCACGATGGCTTCATTCAAGCCCTGGTGATTTACGTTTCACGAGTTTTTGATGGTAAAAGTAGTGTTTTCGAACTTTCCGGTCCGATTGTACCCCAATGCGGTCGGACTTGCCCGCGTCCGATGCTCGCTTTCATCCCCACCTCTAAGGATCGGGTTTTCCGGCTCACTCTTTATAACGTCGGTAAAGCCGAACGGCGGTTCCACTCCTCCGTGATTCTGTGACACGCCACATCGGGCGCCTCCATGCGGGCCCACATCAAATGCAGTTCTTTTTCCAAAAAAGAGAACTGTTCCTCCGTAACCCCCAATTCCCGAATGGATCGCGCATAGGGCAACACGTCGACAAACACATGATAATGTTCGGGGTGAACGTCAAACCGCCATAACGTACGATCTTCGGCTACATCTCTACGCGCCGGGATCGTACATGATTGCATCTTGATCTCACTTTGCGCCTCCCGACTCGTCAAAAAATCAACCAAAGCTTCGGCAGCTGCCCGGTTGGGGGAATTCGTATTGATGGCCAGACCGTTGCCCAACAACAATGTTGCCTCTTGCCGTCCCGTCGGAGGAGGCAAAAGATCCCAGTCCATCCCCTGATTTCGGAATTCGTTCATGAAATAATACGTCGTCAGGATCATCGCCGCACGCCCCCGCATAAACAGATCCTCGGCCAGACGGTCACTTCCGTGTGAAAAAACGGGAGCGACACGATGCTGATACATCAGGTCCACGCAAAAACGAAGCGCCTCGACGTTACGGGGATGATCCAAAAGAAGCCGGCCGTCGGCATCAGCCAACCGCCCCCCGTTTTGCAACAGGAACACCGGCCAACGATTGCGGGAAGCGGAGAAACAAAAACCGTACTGATCACATTTGCCGTCCGGCGACCGAACGGAACACCGGCGCGCCGTTTCCACCAGTCCCGTCCAATCACGAATCGGGTTGGTCTCCCGGATGCCCCCATCCGTCGATGGTAGCCGATCACCACCGGTGAAAAGACAAACGGTGTGGCATACTGCATCCCGTCATGCTGAAACATGCGCAACAATTGGGGATAGGTCGATTGTTCCCGCTGCATCTCCTCAGGCAAATACGGATGGAGCTGATGCATCCAGCCTTGCTGAACCCACCGCAGAAAGAAAAAATCAGGGAGAACGAACACATCGATAACCGTTTCCGACGCATTCCACTCCATCAATGTCTCCACATACTCCGGGGTCGGAATCGGCACCAACTGAACACGTAACATCGGATACCGCTCTTCAAATCGTTGCAGCAACTGACGGACCACAGGCAATTCATAGGAAGGGGAAAACCAACCCAGTTTGATCGTGGCCAGACGAACGTCGCCTTTTCGCGGGTAAGTCACCATGTTTCCCCTGCCGGCGATTTTGAGCAACAATCCCTCGGACACCAGCTCCGACAGCGCTTTTCTCACCGACCCGCGGCTCAGTTCGTACAGATCGGCCAATTCATGTTCAGACAGAATGAAATCTCCGGGCTTCAGTTGACCGGTCACGATTTGTTCCCGCAGCGAACGGACAAAACGTTCATACCGTTGATCAAACGTACTGCGGCGCCGCAGATTCGTCACCTTTCTCACCCTCGTCATTTCGTCTATTGAGCCGGTTGGTCCCGTTGATCGGATTTTCATCCGTAATCCAAATCAAGCCGTGGCGGGCGAATCCAAGGGCAAACCCGCCGCCTGGCGAGCCAACGCCAGCGCTCCCATCACGCCCGCCTCGTCCCCCAGCGCAGCCGGAACGATATCTACACCGTCACCCACACCTTTCAACACGCAGCGTTGAAACTCGCTCCGGACAAATCCGAACAGACGGTCACCCAACAGCGAAACACCGCCACCGATGATTACCCGCTCCACGTTCAACAAGTGCACGGCATTGGCCAGAGCAAAACCCAAATACTTCCCGGCGCGGCGGATTGCTTCCTGCGCCAGTGCATCCTGGACATCAAACGCTGAGCCGATGCGTTCCACCGTGAGCGGCTCACCATTGTCGAGACTTGTTGGCACCCCCTCCGTTATACGTTCCCGTACGAACCGGACCAATGACGGACCCGATGCGATCGTCTCCAGACAGCCGCGATTGCCGCACGTACACGGAAACCCTTCACGCTCCACCACCATATGGCCAATTTCTCCCGCACTACCGGTTGCACCTGCATAGAGGCGACCATCCAAAAACATCCCTGATCCGATCCCTGTTCCCAGCGTCAAACATAAAAAATGGCGAAAACCCTTGCCGGCCCCAAACTGATACTCCCCCAACGCAGCTGACCGCACGTCGTTGTCCACGCGAACCGGCACACCGAAGTGACTGCGGAACACCTCAGACACCGCCACCTGGCGCCAATTTAAATTGACCGCCAACCGGACCACACCGCGCTCCGCGTCAACCAATCCCGGAACGCCCAAACCGATGCCACCCAATCGGGAAAACGACGTACCCGTTTCCTCCAGCATGGTTTCGACCGCGTCGATGATCCGCTTGAGGACCCTGGCTGGCCCGTCCGCAGCCAGGGTGGGAATCCGTTTTTTGACGAATGCGTTGCCATCCCCATCTCCCAATGCCATCACCACATTGGTGCCGCCGACATCGATGCCGAGCCAAACCGATTCCATCTACAACTCCACCACCTGGGACAAATGACGCGGGCGATCCGGATCGTATCCACGCCGAATGGCATAATGCACGCCGAATTGTTGCACGGGTAAAAGGCCGAGCAGTCCACGCGTCCAATCCCCCACCGTTTCCTCCAGCGGCGTGTGACGATCCACGTCGGCATACAGATCGGCACTCCCTCCGATCACCCAAACACTACCGCCCAATTGCTTCAATTCCCGGATCAACCGGGGTTCGTACTCCCGTCCTCTGTCGGAAGCAAACAGGATAATCAACGTTTGATCGTTCACGATCGATTTGGGACCATGCCGGTATTCCAGCGGATGATATACTTCGGAAGGTTGAACGGCCATCTCTTTTACCTTCAATGCAGCTTCCTGGGCGATGCCGTACAACGGTCCCGCCCCCAAACAAACCACTGTCCGGTAATCTTCCCCGGATAATGCCTTCCCTTCCGCTTCCAGTTGCGACCATGCGGCCGCGCGATCGGGCAATCCCGCCAATTCAGCCTGGGCATGGCGATTTTCACCCAGCAAAGCGGCACTGACGAGCAGCAGGTACAGCATGCCGGTGAAAGATTTGGTCATCACGACGCTTTCTTCCCGTCCGGCGGCTACTGCCAGCGTATCGTCACAACGTTGAGCCAACGCGCTGTCGGGATGGCAGGTAACGGCCAAAGTACGCACACCCGGCATTTTTTCCGCCGCTTCCGCCGCCCACAGGCACTCGGTCGTCGTGCCGGACCGGGAGATGATCACCAACAGTGTGCGCTTGCCCGATGCGTGCTGATCCGGATACAATAGCCACTCCGATGCGGGTACGCTTTTGACGGAGTAAGTCGTCCATTTGGAAAATGCGGCGACCGCCGAACTGGCAAGATAATAGGACGATCCGCAACCGATAAATACCAGCTCCTCGATCCGTCCCGCCGACAACAATCTGCGCCAAACAGCCTGCAACGAATCACGCGATTCCCATACCGTCCGCCATGTTTGAGCCTGCTCCGCCATCTCCTTCATGGTCACCTGTCCGGACAACAGCATCTCCTCCTCATTCCCGGATCGGCCATTCCATGCCGAACCGTTCTTTCCATTCCCTGATCAAACGCCTGCAGTATGCGTCACTCAAATGCCGCCTGGCACCATTCATGATCAACCGGCAATACAATGGACTGGGGCGATATTCCCGATCTGCCTTGTTCACCACCGTGTACGTCACCGCCTGGATCGTACGGTCGTCCCAGATGACGTCCACCTTCATCCGCCGATAAGTTCCCTGTGAGACCCCTTCCCGCTCATCCAACAGTGGCCATGCGGCCGGCTTCAACCGGTACAACACCCCCTCCATCTCACCGCCCGGGTCCGGGAAGATGTCGCCTACACCCCCACCTCCCCTGGATTGACTGTAAAGGGGAAATGCCAAACGATAATCCTTCAGCCGGGCACCACCCAGCAATTGATACTGCTCTTGTCCGACGGTTCCGGCAAAACTCGA
Protein-coding regions in this window:
- a CDS encoding sugar phosphate isomerase/epimerase family protein yields the protein MKISVFTVLFKDRSIHQTFRICADLGVDGVELYGREPHLSEETSALRVEEIKALSKEYGLPVIGIGTYIGRFSTDNDADCQRDVERLERFLEHAAELECPLIRVGCGGPHAFRAHEYHFLKGAEWIRKCADRAAMYGCKLMIEIHNGSLVETVNDALRFLRLVDRDNVGLIHDAGNMAITDTDFGKASIHQLKDHLFHVHVKDVARVPSSDVAGGFQNLTRHGMEHFQQRLLGEGDVDHRPVVEGLMEIGYTGYLSIESHAPLPDVERAKADIKALREIIDQVSAKRANAR
- a CDS encoding polysaccharide deacetylase family protein — translated: MPGIYQRFDTRQKIVALTFDACGGKEGSGYDKKLIDFLIQQRIPATLFINSRWIDANPELFQSLARNPLFEIENHGFLHKPLSVDGRSVYGIAGTRDVAQVVDEVMINERKIERLTGRKPMFFRPGTAYFDDVAVEIVHQLGLKPLNYDVLGDAGATYNTAQVKRALLSVKPGSIVLLHMNMPRGDTAEGVIQAIPLLKKRGYRFVLLQEVAGQLRS
- a CDS encoding extracellular solute-binding protein encodes the protein METARRCSVRSPDGKCDQYGFCFSASRNRWPVFLLQNGGRLADADGRLLLDHPRNVEALRFCVDLMYQHRVAPVFSHGSDRLAEDLFMRGRAAMILTTYYFMNEFRNQGMDWDLLPPPTGRQEATLLLGNGLAINTNSPNRAAAEALVDFLTSREAQSEIKMQSCTIPARRDVAEDRTLWRFDVHPEHYHVFVDVLPYARSIRELGVTEEQFSFLEKELHLMWARMEAPDVACHRITEEWNRRSALPTL
- a CDS encoding ROK family protein, with the protein product MESVWLGIDVGGTNVVMALGDGDGNAFVKKRIPTLAADGPARVLKRIIDAVETMLEETGTSFSRLGGIGLGVPGLVDAERGVVRLAVNLNWRQVAVSEVFRSHFGVPVRVDNDVRSAALGEYQFGAGKGFRHFLCLTLGTGIGSGMFLDGRLYAGATGSAGEIGHMVVEREGFPCTCGNRGCLETIASGPSLVRFVRERITEGVPTSLDNGEPLTVERIGSAFDVQDALAQEAIRRAGKYLGFALANAVHLLNVERVIIGGGVSLLGDRLFGFVRSEFQRCVLKGVGDGVDIVPAALGDEAGVMGALALARQAAGLPLDSPATA
- a CDS encoding SIS domain-containing protein, which translates into the protein MSGQVTMKEMAEQAQTWRTVWESRDSLQAVWRRLLSAGRIEELVFIGCGSSYYLASSAVAAFSKWTTYSVKSVPASEWLLYPDQHASGKRTLLVIISRSGTTTECLWAAEAAEKMPGVRTLAVTCHPDSALAQRCDDTLAVAAGREESVVMTKSFTGMLYLLLVSAALLGENRHAQAELAGLPDRAAAWSQLEAEGKALSGEDYRTVVCLGAGPLYGIAQEAALKVKEMAVQPSEVYHPLEYRHGPKSIVNDQTLIILFASDRGREYEPRLIRELKQLGGSVWVIGGSADLYADVDRHTPLEETVGDWTRGLLGLLPVQQFGVHYAIRRGYDPDRPRHLSQVVEL
- a CDS encoding gamma-glutamylcyclotransferase family protein, translating into MAKNYCILKNIEIVKREEGRLLYYFAYGSCMDESSFAGTVGQEQYQLLGGARLKDYRLAFPLYSQSRGGGGVGDIFPDPGGEMEGVLYRLKPAAWPLLDEREGVSQGTYRRMKVDVIWDDRTIQAVTYTVVNKADREYRPSPLYCRLIMNGARRHLSDAYCRRLIREWKERFGMEWPIRE